From the Periophthalmus magnuspinnatus isolate fPerMag1 chromosome 1, fPerMag1.2.pri, whole genome shotgun sequence genome, one window contains:
- the ugt8 gene encoding 2-hydroxyacylsphingosine 1-beta-galactosyltransferase codes for MHLPSPVLLFLTLLVWGSSSWAGKVIVVPPIMFESHLYIFKTLATALHQEGHETHFLVSEGREIPPSPYYHLQRYPGIFNSSSADSFLQSKVNNIFSGRLTFLELFDILDHYSQNCDAVVGSVEVMTRLKEAQFDLLLVDPNEMCGFVIAHILGVQYAVFGTGLWYPAEAGAPAPLSYVPEFNSLLTDRMTLLERITNTAVYLVQRIGVQYIALPKYDRIMKKYGVQPQVAMTDLVQGSRLWMLCTDLALEFPRPTLPHVVYIGGILTKPPSPLPEDFEAWVNDTAEHGFVVVSFGAGVKYLSHDIAHKLAGALARLPQRVVWRFSGVPPRNLGNNTKLVDWMPQNDLLGHANTRAFLSHGGLNSIYEAMYHGVPVVGVPLFGDHYDTMTRVAAKGMGIMLHWKSMSEDDLYTALTSVIKDSKYREQARLLSIIHKDQPGHPVTRAVYWICYILRHNGANHLRAAVYDVSVYQYFLLDVVLTVGAAGTFLIFALSRISRLLRGKATHVKRRGAGASGEESLMNGHCHSETLVNGKHKRNGSIKSEKKSN; via the exons ATGCATCTGCCTTCACCTGTGCTGCTGTTCCTCACCCTGCTGGTGTGGGGCTCCTCATCGTGGGCAGGGAAAGTCATTGTGGTCCCGCCTatcatgtttgagtcgcacctGTACATCTTCAAGACTTTAGCCACGGCTCTGCACCAAGAGGGCCATGAGACGCACTTCTTGGTATCAGAAGGTCGAGAGATCCCACCCTCACCTTACTACCATTTACAGCGCTACCCAGGGATTTttaacagcagctctgcagacTCTTTCCTCCAGTCCAAAGTCAACAACATCTTCTCTGGTCGCTTGACTTTCCTGGAGCTCTTTGACATCCTGGATCACTACTCTCAGAACTGTGACGCTGTGGTGGGCAGTGTGGAGGTCATGACCCGCCTCAAAGAAGCCCAATTTGACCTGCTGCTGGTGGACCCCAATGAGATGTGTGGGTTTGTGATCGCTCACATCCTGGGGGTTCAGTATGCTGTCTTTGGAACAGGCCTGTGGTATCCTGCAGAGGCGGGCGCCCCAGCTCCTCTCTCCTATGTCCCAGAATTCAACTCTCTGCTCACAGACCGCATGACATTACTGGAGCGAATCACCAACACTGCTGTTTACCTGGTGCAGCGCATCGGTGTCCAGTACATAGCTCTTCCAAAGTATGACCGTATCATGAAGAAATATGGCGTCCAGCCTCAGGTGGCCATGACCGACCTGGTGCAGGGCAGTCGGCTGTGGATGCTGTGCACTGACTTGGCTCTAGAGTTCCCCCGGCCCACCCTGCCACACGTGGTCTACATCGGAGGTATCCTCACCAAGCCACCCAGCCCCCTGCCCGAG GATTTCGAGGCCTGGGTGAATGACACTGCGGAGCATGGCTTTGTGGTGGTGTCTTTTGGAGCTGGGGTGAAGTACCTTTCCCATGACATTGCACACAAACTGGCTGGAGCTCTGGCCCGACTGCCACAGCGTGTGGTTTGGAG ATTCTCTGGAGTCCCACCTCGTAACCTTGGCAACAACACCAAGCTGGTAGACTGGATGCCTCAGAATGACCTTTTAG GCCATGCCAACACCAGGGCTTTTCTGAGCCACGGTGGTCTCAACAGCATCTACGAGGCCATGTACCATGGGGTCCCTGTGGTGGGCGTCCCTCTGTTTGGAGACCACTATGACACAATGACACGAGTAGCGGCCAAAGGCATGGGCATCATGCTGCACTGGAAGTCAATGAGTGAAGATGACCTGTACACCGCACTCACAAGTGTCATCAAAGATTCCAA GTACCGTGAGCAGGCGCGCCTCCTCTCCATCATTCACAAGGACCAGCCCGGCCACCCGGTCACCAGGGCTGTATACTGGATCTGCTACATCCTGCGGCACAACGGGGCCAATCACCTCCGCGCCGCTGTGTATGATGTGTCTGTGTACCAGTACTTCCTCTTAGATGTGGTCCTCACTGTAGGCGCTGCGGGAACATTCCTCATATTTGCACTGTCCCGAATAAGCCGACTTCTGAGGGGAAAAGCCACACATGTGAAGAGAAGAGGAGCTGGTGCCAGTGGAGAGGAAAGTTTGATGAATGGACACTGCCACAGTGAAACACTGGTCAACGGCAAACACAAACGTAATGGTTccataaaaagtgaaaagaagAGCAATTAA